The Nitrosomonas sp. sh817 genome includes a window with the following:
- a CDS encoding aminoglycoside phosphotransferase family protein, producing the protein MERLRLLESWLKEQFPAKSFTLQPASADASFRRYYRVTFEDRSLIAMDAPPQHEDCTPFLRVAEILAGCGVHVPAIMARNLDCGFLLLSDLGNTTFLQALAEEPDRVNELYNAATDALVKMQLSHHAESLPPYDETLLRRELDLFPDWYIARHLQVELTSDQLEVLNTVFAKILQNNLAQPRVLVHRDYHSRNLMLTTPNPGIIDFQDAVSGPITYDLVSLLKDAYIRWEEERILDWAIRYWEKARKAGLPVSADFAAFYRDFEWMGVQRHLKVLGIFARLNYRDGKAMYLNDMPLVMEYLRKACERYIELKPLLDLLDEIHPAMPDRTIGYTF; encoded by the coding sequence ATGGAACGTTTACGCTTGCTTGAAAGTTGGTTGAAAGAACAATTCCCAGCGAAGTCTTTTACGCTGCAACCGGCATCGGCGGATGCCAGTTTTCGCCGGTATTACCGCGTTACCTTCGAAGATCGGTCATTGATCGCGATGGATGCGCCGCCGCAACATGAGGATTGCACGCCGTTTTTGCGCGTCGCGGAAATTTTGGCTGGTTGCGGTGTGCATGTGCCGGCGATCATGGCGCGGAATCTGGATTGCGGATTTTTATTACTATCGGATCTTGGTAATACAACTTTTTTGCAAGCTTTGGCTGAAGAACCTGATCGTGTTAATGAGTTATACAATGCAGCCACCGATGCGCTGGTCAAAATGCAGTTGTCGCACCATGCAGAAAGTTTGCCGCCGTATGATGAGACGTTGTTGCGAAGGGAACTCGATTTATTTCCGGATTGGTATATCGCCAGACATTTGCAAGTGGAATTGACCAGTGACCAGTTAGAGGTGCTGAACACAGTCTTTGCCAAAATTCTGCAAAACAATCTCGCGCAGCCAAGAGTTCTGGTTCATCGGGATTATCATTCCCGCAATCTCATGCTAACAACGCCCAATCCCGGCATTATTGACTTCCAGGATGCGGTATCGGGTCCGATTACCTACGATTTGGTTTCGTTGCTGAAAGATGCGTATATTCGCTGGGAAGAGGAACGGATATTGGATTGGGCGATCCGTTACTGGGAAAAAGCGCGTAAAGCCGGTTTACCGGTTAGCGCTGACTTTGCGGCTTTTTACCGGGATTTCGAATGGATGGGGGTGCAACGTCATCTGAAAGTGCTGGGGATTTTTGCCCGGTTGAATTACCGCGATGGAAAAGCCATGTACCTGAACGATATGCCGCTGGTGATGGAATATTTACGCAAAGCCTGCGAACGCTATATTGAATTGAAACCATTGCTGGATCTGCTGGATGAAATACATCCGGCCATGCCGGACCGGACCATTGGCTATACCTTCTGA
- a CDS encoding cytochrome c peroxidase produces the protein MFKSKNKHGEDATYSTAGFIDLKNPFFKSLGSNGRSCASCHIPTQGWTITPEGVQKIFNKTKGLDPLFRLVDGANSPIADVSSVEKRREAYSMLLSKGNIRVGIGIPADAEFELVEADDPYGYASETELSLFRRPMPTTNLKFLSTVMWDGRETTQMPGSSDCIYNTSTCFSPVSFDLSTQASHATLGHAEALQDLTDEERDAIVAFELGLFTAQIHDDKAGNLTAEKAKGGPKELAKQQYHFGINDTLAGDYITHDSFNPIVMTLYNEWNDIKPNKSPNSAKNARAAIARGQALFNTKPILISGVKGINDDLNINVLPGTCTTCHNTPNSGNHSTPMPLDIGVADESRRTPDMPLYTLKNKTTNEIIKTTDPGRALITGKWKDIGRFKGPILRSVASRPPYFHDGSAADLHEVVEFYNTRFNIGLTESEKADLIAFLAAL, from the coding sequence ATGTTTAAATCAAAAAACAAACATGGCGAAGATGCGACTTATAGCACCGCAGGTTTTATCGATCTAAAAAATCCTTTTTTCAAAAGCTTAGGTTCTAATGGCCGCAGTTGCGCTTCGTGTCATATCCCCACGCAAGGATGGACCATTACACCAGAAGGTGTGCAAAAGATTTTTAACAAAACCAAGGGACTCGATCCGCTGTTCCGCTTGGTTGACGGCGCCAATTCACCGATTGCCGATGTATCTTCCGTAGAAAAACGCCGCGAAGCATACAGCATGTTATTGAGCAAAGGTAATATTCGGGTTGGCATCGGTATCCCTGCAGATGCTGAATTCGAGCTGGTCGAAGCAGACGATCCGTATGGTTATGCGAGTGAAACAGAATTATCTTTATTCCGACGTCCAATGCCGACCACCAATCTTAAATTCCTCAGCACCGTTATGTGGGACGGCCGAGAAACAACGCAAATGCCGGGTTCCAGTGATTGTATCTATAACACTTCGACTTGCTTCTCGCCGGTATCGTTTGATCTGAGTACTCAAGCCAGCCACGCCACTTTAGGTCACGCCGAAGCACTTCAAGATTTAACCGATGAAGAGCGTGATGCGATCGTGGCATTTGAACTCGGTTTATTTACTGCGCAGATCCATGATGACAAAGCCGGAAACCTGACGGCAGAAAAAGCTAAAGGCGGCCCTAAGGAACTGGCAAAACAACAGTATCATTTTGGCATTAATGACACTTTGGCTGGCGACTACATAACTCACGACTCTTTTAATCCCATCGTTATGACGCTTTATAACGAATGGAACGACATTAAACCGAATAAATCACCCAACAGCGCCAAAAATGCCCGTGCCGCTATTGCCCGCGGTCAAGCGCTCTTCAATACCAAGCCAATTTTAATCAGCGGCGTTAAAGGGATTAACGATGATTTAAACATCAATGTATTACCTGGTACTTGCACAACCTGCCATAACACGCCTAATTCAGGGAATCATTCAACACCGATGCCATTGGATATCGGTGTCGCGGACGAATCGCGCCGTACACCGGATATGCCTTTGTATACGCTGAAAAATAAAACAACCAACGAAATCATCAAAACAACCGACCCCGGTCGAGCCCTGATCACCGGCAAGTGGAAAGATATCGGCCGTTTCAAAGGGCCCATCCTGCGCTCAGTCGCATCACGCCCGCCTTACTTCCATGATGGTTCTGCCGCAGATTTGCATGAAGTTGTCGAGTTTTACAATACGCGCTTCAATATCGGGCTAACCGAAAGCGAGAAAGCCGATCTGATCGCGTTCCTTGCAGCTTTATAA
- a CDS encoding cation-transporting P-type ATPase, with the protein MINWHSLSAQQVLQTLDTNEAGLSQAEAEQRIERYGVNRLRSPSSPGFFIRFLLQFHNVLIYILLIAAAVTAFIGHWTDSCVILAVVIINAVIGVIQEGKAERALAGIRSMLSINASVLRDNHRRQISAEALVPGDIVLLQSGDKVPADMRLFSCKNLRVDEAILTGESQAVEKGIESVLESVAIGNRDCMVYSGTLVVFGQATGVVVGTGHHTEIGRISTMLEQVNKLSTPLLRKIAEFGFRLAAVTLVLVLTVILYGLLAHDYGIDELFMAAVGIAVAVIPEELPPIMTITLALGVQRMARHNAIIRHLPAVETLGSVTVICTDKTGTLTRNEMTVQQIFTADDRLQVSGVGYAPEGSFSSDGRGILIAEHADCMDLLRAGLLCSDAKLQLQEDQWIVDGDPTEGAVIAAAMKAALNPVHVSESLPRTDVIPFESEHRLMATLHHSHDNQGVIFVKGAPETILALCSRQRSQGNNCALDLAYWNNTIQEAACSGLRMLAIAQRAAERDQQILRFSDVRSNFTLLGMVGMTDPPREEAVAAVNQCHYAGIRVKMITGDHQATASSIGAKLNLGDGRTVLTGVALDTMDDKALRQAVTNIDVFARTNPEHKLRLVAALQANGEIVAMTGDGVNDAPALKRADVGVAMGQKGTEVAKQAAEMVLADDNFVSIVHAVEEGRTVYDNIKKTMVYVLPTNGGEAGLIILAIFLGITLPITPVQILWINMVTTVTLAIALSFEPPEADVMHRPPRDPDAPLLSGFLVWRIVFVTLLMIGGGFGLTMWETMQGSSIEFSRTVLVNLFVVCEILYLFNCRYLLASAMSIEGFLGNRYVLISVGILILLQILFTYLPVFQLIFGTVALDADAWTRILSVGLVLFLIIEFEKYLLRRGGMKEL; encoded by the coding sequence ATGATCAATTGGCATAGTCTCTCAGCGCAGCAGGTTTTACAGACATTAGACACTAATGAGGCGGGACTATCGCAAGCGGAAGCGGAGCAGCGCATTGAGCGATATGGTGTAAATCGCTTGCGATCACCCAGTTCGCCAGGTTTTTTCATTCGTTTTCTTCTGCAGTTTCATAATGTTCTCATCTATATTCTGTTAATTGCTGCAGCAGTTACTGCGTTTATCGGACACTGGACTGATAGTTGCGTGATTCTGGCGGTGGTCATTATTAATGCGGTGATTGGTGTGATTCAGGAGGGTAAGGCCGAGAGAGCGCTGGCTGGTATTCGCAGCATGCTGTCAATCAATGCGTCTGTGTTGAGAGACAATCACCGCAGACAAATTTCAGCAGAAGCGCTGGTGCCTGGTGACATCGTATTGCTGCAATCGGGTGACAAAGTCCCTGCCGACATGCGGTTGTTCAGTTGTAAGAATTTGCGGGTCGATGAAGCAATTTTGACCGGTGAATCACAAGCCGTTGAAAAGGGAATTGAATCAGTTTTGGAATCGGTTGCAATCGGCAATCGCGATTGTATGGTGTATTCCGGTACGCTGGTGGTTTTTGGACAGGCTACCGGGGTTGTGGTCGGAACCGGTCATCACACCGAGATCGGGCGTATCAGCACGATGCTGGAGCAAGTCAATAAACTGTCGACACCGTTACTTAGAAAAATTGCGGAGTTCGGATTTCGATTGGCTGCTGTCACGCTCGTGTTGGTTCTGACTGTTATTCTGTATGGTTTGCTAGCACACGATTATGGCATTGATGAGCTGTTTATGGCGGCGGTGGGTATTGCGGTTGCCGTTATTCCGGAAGAACTTCCGCCGATTATGACCATTACGCTTGCGCTTGGTGTGCAACGCATGGCGCGCCATAACGCCATTATCCGGCATTTACCCGCAGTCGAAACGCTTGGATCGGTAACGGTCATTTGTACCGATAAGACCGGTACATTAACGCGGAATGAGATGACCGTGCAGCAAATCTTTACCGCAGATGATCGGTTACAGGTAAGCGGAGTAGGTTATGCACCGGAAGGGAGCTTCAGTTCGGATGGACGGGGAATTTTGATTGCAGAGCATGCAGATTGTATGGATCTATTGCGAGCCGGTTTATTATGCAGTGATGCAAAACTGCAGTTACAGGAAGATCAATGGATTGTCGACGGCGATCCGACGGAAGGCGCGGTGATTGCGGCAGCAATGAAAGCAGCGCTAAATCCGGTTCATGTGAGCGAATCATTACCCCGCACGGATGTTATTCCTTTCGAATCCGAACACCGCTTGATGGCGACCTTGCATCATTCGCATGACAACCAGGGTGTTATCTTTGTCAAAGGCGCTCCCGAAACGATACTGGCTTTGTGCAGCCGGCAACGAAGTCAGGGAAACAATTGTGCGCTTGATCTGGCGTATTGGAACAACACCATTCAGGAAGCTGCATGTTCTGGGCTACGGATGTTGGCGATCGCACAGCGCGCGGCGGAGCGGGATCAACAGATACTCCGGTTTTCCGATGTTCGGTCAAACTTTACATTACTGGGAATGGTCGGCATGACCGATCCGCCGCGTGAAGAAGCGGTTGCGGCTGTGAATCAATGTCATTATGCCGGTATTCGCGTCAAGATGATTACCGGAGATCATCAGGCGACAGCCAGTTCGATTGGCGCAAAACTCAATCTCGGTGATGGTCGTACAGTTCTAACCGGTGTTGCGCTGGATACGATGGATGATAAGGCATTGCGGCAAGCGGTTACGAACATCGATGTTTTTGCGCGTACCAATCCGGAGCACAAATTGCGTCTCGTTGCAGCATTGCAAGCGAATGGAGAAATCGTGGCGATGACGGGTGATGGTGTGAATGATGCGCCAGCTCTGAAACGGGCCGATGTGGGTGTTGCCATGGGACAAAAGGGAACTGAAGTAGCCAAGCAAGCCGCAGAAATGGTGCTCGCGGATGATAACTTTGTATCAATCGTGCACGCGGTGGAGGAAGGCCGTACTGTCTACGATAATATCAAAAAGACTATGGTCTATGTGCTTCCTACGAATGGCGGTGAAGCCGGTCTCATCATTCTGGCTATTTTTTTGGGCATAACGCTGCCTATTACTCCTGTCCAAATATTATGGATCAACATGGTTACGACTGTGACACTGGCTATTGCACTATCCTTTGAACCTCCGGAGGCGGATGTCATGCATCGGCCTCCACGCGATCCTGATGCTCCTCTGTTATCCGGTTTCTTGGTTTGGCGTATTGTTTTTGTTACATTATTGATGATCGGCGGCGGGTTTGGACTCACGATGTGGGAAACAATGCAAGGCTCCAGCATCGAATTCAGCCGGACGGTTTTAGTAAATTTGTTTGTCGTTTGTGAAATTTTATATTTGTTTAATTGCCGTTATCTGCTGGCTTCGGCGATGTCGATCGAAGGTTTTCTCGGCAATCGTTATGTTCTGATATCTGTCGGTATATTGATATTACTTCAAATTCTTTTTACTTACCTGCCTGTTTTTCAGTTAATTTTTGGAACAGTTGCGCTTGATGCCGATGCTTGGACAAGGATTCTTTCTGTCGGCTTAGTGTTATTCTTAATTATTGAATTTGAGAAATATTTATTACGACGCGGTGGCATGAAAGAATTATAG
- the trmB gene encoding tRNA (guanosine(46)-N7)-methyltransferase TrmB, producing the protein MQPQQSIRSFVLRQGRLSDAQRRARESLLPQYGIPYSENLLDLNQVFGRQAPKILEIGFGMGEATAIIAKMHPANDYLGIEVHTPGVGSLLRLIQQNELKNLRIIQHDAVAVLQRMLPLECLDGIHIFFPDPWPKARHHKRRLIQSAFVSRLCTHLKPGGYIHVATDWENYAVQILQVLNQERQLRNTAKDFAPRPDYRPITKFEHRGLKSGHGVWDLLYCKY; encoded by the coding sequence ATGCAACCGCAACAATCAATTCGCAGTTTTGTACTTCGCCAGGGCCGGTTATCGGATGCGCAGCGCCGTGCTCGTGAAAGCTTGCTTCCTCAATATGGCATACCCTATAGCGAAAACTTGCTGGATTTAAATCAAGTATTTGGCCGTCAGGCTCCCAAAATTCTTGAAATCGGCTTTGGAATGGGTGAGGCCACTGCGATCATTGCCAAAATGCACCCAGCCAATGATTATCTCGGGATCGAAGTTCACACCCCGGGTGTCGGCAGTTTGCTCAGGCTAATCCAGCAAAATGAATTGAAGAATTTACGCATTATTCAGCACGATGCGGTTGCAGTGCTGCAGCGCATGCTGCCGTTGGAATGTCTGGATGGCATTCACATCTTTTTCCCGGATCCATGGCCGAAAGCCCGCCATCATAAACGCCGGTTAATCCAGTCAGCATTTGTTTCACGCTTATGCACCCATCTCAAACCGGGTGGTTATATTCATGTCGCTACCGATTGGGAAAATTACGCTGTGCAAATTTTACAAGTTCTCAATCAAGAGCGGCAGCTTCGCAATACCGCCAAGGATTTCGCTCCGCGTCCTGATTACCGGCCAATCACCAAGTTTGAGCATCGCGGATTGAAATCCGGACATGGTGTATGGGATCTGCTTTATTGCAAATATTAA
- the murU gene encoding N-acetylmuramate alpha-1-phosphate uridylyltransferase MurU, which produces MILAAGRGERMRPLTDNVPKPLLKAGGKALIEYQLINLARAGFVDIVINHAYLGEKIEQALGSGERYGVNIQYSPEAVVLETAGGIANALPLLTGQSGNVPFLVVNADIYCEMDYGLLIPVLRAMQHQSSQFLAHLVLVDNPAHHSEGDFAVRDGLVTLAEAGRLTFSGIGVYQPQLFQDIEPGRAVKLAPLLRHAMAEGKVGGQHYSGQWIDVGTPERLKILDEQLSFNSKLNDT; this is translated from the coding sequence ATGATTCTTGCCGCCGGGCGCGGCGAGCGCATGCGTCCGCTGACCGATAATGTGCCGAAACCCTTATTGAAAGCGGGCGGTAAAGCGTTGATCGAATATCAGCTCATTAATCTGGCGCGCGCCGGGTTTGTTGATATCGTGATCAATCATGCATATTTGGGTGAAAAGATCGAACAAGCCTTGGGGTCTGGCGAGCGTTATGGTGTTAATATCCAATATTCTCCGGAAGCGGTGGTTTTGGAAACCGCCGGCGGGATTGCCAATGCATTGCCGTTGCTGACCGGGCAGTCCGGTAACGTACCGTTTTTGGTAGTCAACGCGGATATTTATTGTGAAATGGATTATGGATTACTGATTCCGGTCTTGCGTGCGATGCAACATCAATCCAGCCAGTTTCTGGCGCACTTGGTGCTGGTTGATAATCCGGCGCATCATAGCGAAGGCGATTTTGCAGTGCGGGATGGTTTGGTAACACTGGCAGAAGCGGGTCGATTGACATTCAGCGGTATCGGCGTTTATCAGCCGCAATTATTTCAGGATATCGAACCGGGGCGGGCCGTGAAACTGGCGCCGTTGCTGCGGCATGCTATGGCGGAAGGGAAAGTCGGCGGGCAGCATTATTCCGGACAATGGATCGATGTGGGCACCCCGGAAAGACTGAAGATACTTGATGAACAACTGAGCTTTAATAGTAAGCTCAATGACACTTAA
- the pepP gene encoding Xaa-Pro aminopeptidase — protein sequence MTQMQPFIARRKLFSGKMQNGVAIIPTAPERIRNRDAHYPYRFDSYFYYLTGFREPEAVLVIIAATGQEPAKHILFCREKNLEREIWDGYRFGPDAAKEVFGFDEAYPLAKLDELLPGLLSGQLAVYTALGQDPNWDQRVTGWLNRVRDLARTGVTAPREIYDYRAILDEMRLIKSTDELQIMQRAADISAQAHQRAMQAVCPGMREYEIEAELLHTFYRHGAQAPAYTSIVAGGANACILHYVQNDAELKSGDLLLIDAGCELNGYASDITRTFPVNGKFTAAQRDVYQLVLSAQAAAIAEVKPGSRWNDPHQAALQVLAQGFIDLGLCRGSVDEVLESEDYKRFYMHRTGHWLGMDVHDAGEYKQQGEWRELQPGMVLTVEPGCYIRPADNVSEHFWNIGIRIEDDVVVTPSGHELLTEAAPKTIVAIEELMQ from the coding sequence ATGACGCAAATGCAACCGTTTATCGCGCGCCGCAAGCTTTTTTCCGGAAAAATGCAGAATGGCGTTGCGATCATTCCCACGGCTCCGGAGCGGATACGCAATCGGGATGCGCATTATCCGTATCGCTTTGATAGCTATTTTTATTACTTAACTGGTTTTCGCGAACCCGAGGCAGTGCTGGTGATTATCGCGGCAACCGGCCAGGAACCGGCAAAGCATATTTTGTTTTGCCGTGAAAAGAATCTGGAACGCGAAATTTGGGATGGCTATCGTTTCGGGCCGGACGCGGCCAAAGAAGTTTTTGGTTTTGACGAAGCCTATCCACTTGCCAAGCTCGACGAATTGCTTCCGGGTTTGTTATCCGGTCAGCTTGCGGTTTATACAGCGCTGGGGCAGGATCCAAACTGGGATCAGCGCGTTACCGGCTGGTTGAACCGCGTACGGGATTTAGCGAGAACCGGCGTCACCGCGCCGCGGGAGATTTACGATTACCGGGCCATACTCGATGAAATGCGGTTGATAAAAAGCACCGATGAGTTGCAAATCATGCAGCGTGCCGCGGATATTTCGGCGCAAGCCCATCAACGCGCGATGCAAGCGGTGTGTCCGGGAATGCGGGAATATGAGATTGAAGCCGAGTTGCTGCACACTTTTTACCGGCATGGCGCGCAAGCGCCGGCGTATACTTCGATTGTCGCCGGCGGCGCCAATGCGTGTATTCTGCACTATGTCCAGAACGATGCCGAACTCAAATCGGGGGATTTGTTATTGATCGATGCTGGATGTGAATTGAACGGCTATGCTTCCGACATCACCCGGACATTTCCGGTCAACGGCAAGTTTACTGCAGCACAACGCGATGTCTATCAGTTGGTTTTGTCGGCTCAAGCGGCTGCGATTGCCGAAGTGAAACCGGGCAGCCGCTGGAACGATCCGCATCAAGCAGCGCTGCAAGTGCTCGCGCAAGGGTTTATTGATCTGGGGTTATGCCGGGGTAGTGTCGACGAGGTGCTGGAATCCGAAGACTATAAACGGTTCTATATGCACCGCACCGGACACTGGCTGGGTATGGACGTGCACGATGCCGGCGAGTATAAACAACAAGGCGAATGGCGCGAGCTGCAGCCGGGTATGGTGCTGACGGTGGAACCGGGCTGTTATATCCGTCCGGCGGATAATGTTTCCGAACATTTCTGGAATATCGGTATCCGCATCGAGGACGATGTGGTGGTAACGCCGTCCGGGCATGAATTGTTAACGGAGGCCGCGCCTAAAACCATCGTTGCCATAGAGGAGCTTATGCAATGA
- the thiS gene encoding sulfur carrier protein ThiS, producing the protein MVQLSINGQLQQFESPINVAQLVDHLSLKGKRIAIERNGEIVPRSRFSEELLVNGDHIEVVVAVGGG; encoded by the coding sequence ATGGTACAACTCTCAATTAACGGACAACTGCAGCAATTTGAGTCACCAATCAATGTGGCTCAATTAGTCGATCACCTCTCATTAAAGGGTAAGCGCATTGCTATCGAGCGTAATGGCGAAATCGTGCCACGCAGCCGCTTTTCAGAGGAATTGTTAGTTAATGGCGATCACATCGAAGTCGTCGTCGCTGTTGGTGGCGGTTAA
- a CDS encoding thiazole synthase, translated as MDNLVIAGKSYSSRLLIGTGKYKDFNETRISVEASGAEIITIAIRRTNIGQNTNEPNLLDVLPPSKYTLLPNTAGCYTVDDAVRTLRLARELLDGHSLVKLEVLGDPRTLYPNVLGTIEAAKILVKEGFQVMVYTSDDPIIAKQLEELGCVAVMPLASLIGSGMGILNPWNLQIIIENANIPVLVDAGVGTASDATIAMELGCDGVLMNTAIAASNNPILMASAMRKAVEAGREAYLAGRMAKKLYSANPSSPVDGVIVNAEALSKKPASKLD; from the coding sequence ATGGACAATTTAGTTATTGCCGGTAAGTCTTATTCATCCCGCTTACTTATTGGCACAGGAAAATATAAAGATTTCAATGAAACTCGCATATCGGTCGAAGCGAGCGGTGCTGAAATAATAACCATTGCAATCCGGCGCACCAATATTGGACAAAACACCAACGAACCAAATCTTTTGGACGTATTGCCGCCCTCCAAATACACGTTGCTGCCGAATACCGCCGGTTGTTATACCGTTGATGACGCTGTCCGGACATTGCGCCTAGCGCGAGAATTGCTCGATGGTCACAGCTTGGTAAAATTGGAAGTGCTAGGCGATCCGAGAACACTATACCCCAATGTATTAGGAACTATCGAAGCTGCGAAAATTTTGGTGAAAGAAGGATTTCAAGTCATGGTGTATACCTCCGACGATCCGATCATCGCCAAGCAATTGGAAGAACTAGGGTGTGTTGCCGTGATGCCGTTAGCATCTCTCATTGGTTCCGGCATGGGCATTTTGAATCCTTGGAATCTGCAAATCATTATTGAAAACGCAAACATTCCGGTTTTGGTCGACGCCGGTGTCGGCACGGCTTCGGATGCTACTATCGCGATGGAACTTGGTTGTGATGGCGTGCTGATGAACACCGCTATCGCCGCATCCAATAATCCCATTTTAATGGCATCGGCGATGCGGAAGGCGGTAGAAGCCGGCCGCGAAGCTTATCTGGCCGGGCGCATGGCAAAAAAACTATATAGCGCCAATCCGAGTTCTCCTGTCGATGGGGTTATTGTAAATGCCGAAGCTTTATCTAAAAAACCGGCAAGCAAGCTTGATTGA
- a CDS encoding accessory factor UbiK family protein, with the protein MLNKNVIDEINAKVSEIMQNSPAKDIEKNVKVLLSGVFSKMDLVTRDEFDIQQEVLQRTREKLIILEAKVAELEARLNPPATNPESTN; encoded by the coding sequence ATGTTAAACAAAAATGTCATCGACGAAATCAATGCCAAAGTCAGCGAAATCATGCAGAACAGCCCTGCCAAGGATATCGAGAAGAACGTCAAAGTGCTGTTATCAGGTGTATTTTCAAAAATGGATCTGGTGACTCGCGATGAATTTGATATCCAGCAAGAAGTATTGCAGCGCACGCGAGAAAAACTCATTATTCTCGAAGCGAAAGTGGCCGAACTCGAAGCACGGCTGAACCCGCCCGCAACCAACCCCGAATCAACGAATTAA
- a CDS encoding YifB family Mg chelatase-like AAA ATPase has product MSLAVLYSRALSGIQAPLVTVETHIANGLPSFTIVGLPDTEVKESKDRVRSALQNAQFKIPPQRITVNLAPADLPKESGRFDLPIALGILAATGQIPDDRLDQYEWAGELALTGELRPIHGALAMTYNASQSGRSFVLPQQNAAEAALVNNATIYGAQSLLQICAHLTGQTPLPIYRNGAGNATGKQDASYPDLDDVKGQAHAKRALEIAAAGGHSLLMIGPPGTGKSMLATRFPGILPPMTEAEALESAAIQSLAFGSFNIENWKKRPYRAPHHTASGVALVGGGSHPRPGEISLAMHGVLFLDELAEFDRKVLEVLREPLESGKITISRAARQAEFPARFQLITAMNPCPCGYLGHPSGRCHCTPDQIARYRGRISGPLLDRIDMQIEVPAVPQQELMKQQITGEKSRTIRQRVEKAHQLQLNRQGKTNSNLSVKEIDQHCALDSASENLLKHAINRLNLSARAYHRILKLARTIADLAGSEKITNQHIAEAIQYRRLDKQ; this is encoded by the coding sequence ATGTCGCTTGCCGTTCTGTATAGCCGGGCGCTATCGGGTATTCAAGCTCCGCTGGTGACGGTGGAAACGCACATCGCTAACGGTTTACCCAGTTTCACCATCGTCGGTCTGCCCGATACCGAAGTGAAGGAAAGCAAAGACCGTGTTCGTTCAGCGTTGCAAAACGCGCAATTCAAGATCCCGCCGCAACGCATTACCGTCAATCTGGCCCCTGCCGATCTGCCCAAGGAAAGCGGCCGCTTCGATTTGCCGATTGCGTTGGGAATACTCGCAGCCACTGGACAAATCCCAGACGATCGCCTAGATCAATACGAATGGGCGGGAGAACTGGCATTGACCGGAGAATTGCGCCCGATTCACGGTGCTTTGGCAATGACCTATAACGCCTCGCAATCCGGGCGCAGCTTCGTACTGCCGCAACAGAATGCCGCAGAAGCGGCGCTGGTCAATAACGCGACGATCTATGGCGCCCAATCATTGCTGCAAATCTGCGCCCACTTGACCGGACAAACACCATTACCGATTTATCGGAATGGCGCCGGAAATGCCACCGGCAAGCAAGACGCCAGCTATCCCGATCTCGATGACGTCAAAGGCCAAGCACACGCGAAGCGTGCGCTGGAAATTGCAGCCGCCGGCGGCCACAGTCTGCTGATGATCGGCCCGCCGGGCACCGGCAAGTCGATGCTGGCAACCCGCTTTCCCGGCATTTTGCCGCCGATGACCGAAGCCGAAGCGCTGGAATCCGCTGCGATCCAATCGCTCGCATTCGGCAGCTTCAATATCGAGAACTGGAAAAAACGCCCCTACCGCGCCCCGCACCATACCGCATCAGGGGTTGCTTTAGTTGGCGGCGGCAGCCACCCGCGCCCCGGTGAAATTTCACTCGCCATGCACGGCGTGTTGTTTCTCGACGAACTCGCGGAATTCGACCGCAAAGTCCTAGAAGTCCTGCGTGAACCGCTCGAATCCGGCAAAATCACCATCTCCCGTGCCGCTCGTCAGGCTGAATTTCCTGCACGTTTCCAGCTGATCACTGCGATGAATCCCTGCCCCTGCGGTTACTTGGGCCATCCTTCAGGGCGTTGTCATTGCACCCCCGACCAAATCGCCCGCTACCGCGGACGAATCTCCGGCCCATTACTCGACCGCATCGACATGCAAATCGAAGTTCCGGCAGTACCGCAGCAGGAACTAATGAAACAGCAAATTACCGGTGAGAAAAGCCGCACCATCCGGCAGCGTGTAGAGAAAGCTCATCAATTACAACTGAACCGGCAAGGAAAAACCAATAGCAACCTGAGCGTCAAAGAAATCGATCAGCACTGCGCACTCGACAGTGCCAGCGAGAATCTGCTGAAACACGCCATCAACCGTTTGAATTTATCGGCGCGTGCGTATCATCGAATTTTGAAACTGGCGAGGACCATTGCGGATTTGGCCGGGAGTGAAAAAATCACCAATCAGCATATTGCAGAAGCGATTCAGTATCGCAGGTTGGATAAGCAATAG